The following are from one region of the Halomonas qaidamensis genome:
- a CDS encoding segregation and condensation protein A, which yields MSETPSATVDHDSLDALATAPMAEVLGRLFDEPIMQLPEDLYIPPEALRVFLEAFEGPLDLLLYLIRRQNLDILTINVATITHQYIEYVELMKAMKIELAGEYLLMAATLAEIKSRSLLPRPPKAEGEEEEDPRAELIRRLQEYERLKEAAETLDTLPRVGRDWFSVQAGLPPLEARVIHPDVGLDELLGALSDILKRAELTQSHQISREVLSTRERMLKIMEQLSHDAEHQRYTPFEALFTLEEGRAGVVVTFMAILELAKEAMIEIVQNAPLSPIHVRARQAALADSEESAFEDVDSEDDASESAFDEVVFEEPGFKEPAFEPDEESP from the coding sequence GTGAGCGAGACGCCAAGCGCTACCGTTGACCATGACTCTCTCGACGCCCTCGCCACAGCACCCATGGCGGAAGTGCTAGGGCGTCTGTTTGATGAGCCCATCATGCAGCTGCCGGAGGATCTGTATATTCCACCGGAAGCGCTGCGCGTGTTTTTGGAAGCCTTCGAGGGGCCGCTTGATCTGTTGCTCTATCTGATTCGGCGCCAAAACCTGGATATTCTCACGATTAACGTGGCAACCATTACGCACCAGTACATTGAGTACGTCGAGCTGATGAAAGCCATGAAGATTGAACTGGCCGGTGAGTACCTGTTAATGGCAGCGACGCTGGCGGAAATTAAGTCGCGCTCACTGCTGCCGCGCCCGCCGAAGGCGGAAGGCGAAGAGGAAGAAGACCCCAGGGCTGAGCTGATTCGCCGCCTGCAAGAGTACGAGCGTTTAAAAGAAGCAGCCGAAACGTTAGACACGCTGCCTCGGGTTGGGCGTGACTGGTTCAGCGTTCAGGCAGGGTTGCCACCGCTGGAAGCGCGAGTGATTCACCCTGACGTGGGGTTAGACGAACTGTTAGGGGCGCTGTCGGACATTCTGAAGCGCGCTGAGCTGACACAATCCCACCAGATCAGCCGCGAGGTGCTGTCTACCCGAGAGCGCATGCTGAAAATTATGGAGCAGCTAAGTCACGACGCTGAGCACCAGCGCTATACCCCCTTTGAAGCGCTGTTTACGTTGGAAGAGGGGCGCGCTGGCGTCGTAGTGACGTTTATGGCCATTTTAGAATTAGCCAAAGAAGCCATGATTGAAATTGTCCAGAATGCGCCGCTGTCGCCCATTCATGTGCGTGCGCGTCAAGCGGCCTTGGCAGATAGCGAAGAGAGCGCGTTTGAAGACGTAGACAGCGAAGACGATGCCTCTGAGTCTGCGTTTGACGAAGTGGTGTTTGAAGAGCCAGGGTTTAAAGAGCCAGCGTTTGAACCTGACGAGGAGTCGCCGTGA
- a CDS encoding crotonase/enoyl-CoA hydratase family protein produces MHHIFNERVTLTFTDHVADVMLSRPDHHNGLDWAMIDGLLAAQQHLPQLAGLRAVVLSGDGDSFCAGLDMASIMSEAERLPTLLAPDNAGINPVQRLALGWREAGVPVVAALHGHVYGGGLQIALGADIRILHPHARLGLLEIDWGIIPDMAISVTGMGLRQDVLQELAISGRKVSGEEAYQLGLGSRLSDVPQEAARETAALIASRSPRAVAAARELFARAPDLAHGERLALEAHLQQQLLAGAEHREAVSARMERRAPRFD; encoded by the coding sequence ATGCATCACATCTTCAATGAGCGTGTAACGCTGACCTTCACCGACCATGTGGCCGACGTTATGTTGTCGCGCCCCGACCATCATAATGGTTTGGATTGGGCCATGATCGATGGCCTGCTGGCAGCCCAGCAGCACCTGCCCCAGCTTGCTGGGCTGCGGGCGGTGGTTTTAAGCGGTGATGGTGATAGCTTTTGCGCAGGGCTAGATATGGCGTCGATCATGAGCGAGGCGGAGCGGCTGCCCACCCTGCTGGCGCCTGACAACGCGGGTATCAACCCGGTTCAGCGCTTGGCGCTAGGCTGGCGCGAGGCGGGCGTGCCCGTGGTGGCTGCTCTGCATGGGCATGTTTACGGTGGTGGCCTGCAGATAGCACTGGGTGCCGATATACGCATTCTTCACCCTCACGCGCGCCTGGGGCTGCTGGAGATCGACTGGGGCATTATCCCCGATATGGCGATTAGCGTGACAGGCATGGGGCTGCGTCAGGATGTGCTTCAAGAACTGGCGATAAGCGGGCGCAAGGTATCAGGGGAAGAGGCGTACCAGCTGGGGTTAGGCAGCCGCCTAAGCGATGTGCCCCAGGAAGCAGCTCGTGAAACCGCAGCGCTTATCGCCTCGCGCTCACCTCGGGCGGTGGCGGCTGCTCGCGAGCTGTTCGCTCGCGCGCCGGATCTAGCCCATGGCGAGCGGCTGGCCCTCGAAGCGCATTTGCAGCAGCAGCTGTTGGCGGGTGCCGAGCATCGCGAGGCGGTAAGCGCACGGATGGAGCGTCGCGCCCCGCGCTTCGACTAA
- a CDS encoding sulfurtransferase TusA family protein yields the protein MSEQTDSRPVNSLQPDTVLDATGLHCPLPLLKAKQVLAGLAPGQRLEVRSTDAGSWRDMASFTELSDHTLEGREQRGDIYYFWIRKAGISRS from the coding sequence ATGTCCGAGCAAACAGATTCTAGGCCAGTTAATAGCCTTCAGCCAGACACCGTGTTAGATGCCACCGGATTACATTGCCCGCTACCGCTATTAAAAGCCAAGCAGGTACTGGCTGGGTTGGCCCCAGGTCAACGACTAGAGGTGAGGTCAACCGATGCTGGCTCATGGCGCGATATGGCATCATTTACTGAGCTAAGCGACCATACGCTTGAAGGGCGCGAACAACGCGGCGATATTTACTACTTCTGGATACGCAAAGCAGGGATATCTCGCTCATGA
- a CDS encoding peroxiredoxin: MSVSLNQLVPDFSASATGDTTVTLSELRGKQVVIYFYPKASTPGCTTEGGDFRDRKPRFDAANTVIIGVSRDGIRAQENFKAKQEFNFELISDKDETVCQLFDVIKLKKMYGKEHLGIERSTFLIDSEGKLAQEWRGVKVPGHVDDVLAAAEALNAS; the protein is encoded by the coding sequence ATGTCAGTGAGCCTTAACCAATTGGTACCTGACTTTTCCGCCTCGGCCACCGGTGATACAACGGTGACACTGTCTGAACTGCGCGGTAAACAGGTAGTTATCTATTTTTACCCGAAAGCCAGTACACCCGGTTGTACTACCGAAGGTGGCGATTTCAGAGACCGCAAACCGCGTTTCGATGCTGCCAACACAGTCATTATCGGCGTTTCTAGAGACGGTATCCGTGCTCAGGAGAACTTCAAGGCGAAACAAGAGTTCAATTTCGAGCTTATCTCCGATAAGGATGAAACTGTGTGCCAGCTTTTTGACGTTATCAAGCTCAAAAAAATGTACGGTAAAGAGCACCTTGGCATTGAGCGTAGCACCTTCCTGATTGACAGTGAGGGTAAGCTTGCTCAAGAGTGGCGTGGCGTTAAAGTTCCAGGGCACGTTGATGACGTATTGGCAGCCGCAGAAGCATTAAATGCCAGCTAA
- a CDS encoding AI-2E family transporter produces the protein MTVRTILKSWVERYFSDEEALILLLVLVAGFAAIIWFGRMLAPFFTALVLAFLLQGVVSALTRRGVPHLLAVIVVFVAFVSVLLTLAFILMPLIWNQLVGLVQETPRMFASGQGWLDDLQGRYPNLITPDQMQSWIGVASREISQLGQRALTLSLASLGNIMSLIIYLVLVPILVFFMLKDRQSLVGFTLSLLPQKRTLLTRIWHEMDRQIANYIRGKSIEIIIVGTVSFFTFAFFGLPYTALLAVLVGFSVLVPYIGAAVVTIPVAAVAGFHFGISEQFAYVLIAYGVIQALDGNVLAPVLFSETNNIHPVSIIVAVLFFGGIWGFWGVFFAIPLATLLKALVYAWPRGIEEREGKKQLPVVEH, from the coding sequence ATGACCGTGCGTACCATTCTGAAAAGTTGGGTAGAACGCTACTTTTCAGACGAAGAGGCGTTAATCCTTTTGCTTGTGTTAGTAGCTGGATTTGCAGCCATTATTTGGTTTGGCAGAATGCTAGCGCCGTTTTTCACTGCGCTTGTGCTAGCGTTTTTGCTGCAGGGGGTAGTGAGTGCGCTGACCCGGCGCGGGGTGCCTCATTTGCTAGCGGTTATTGTTGTGTTTGTAGCATTTGTTAGCGTGTTATTGACGCTTGCTTTTATCTTAATGCCACTGATCTGGAATCAGCTTGTTGGCCTTGTTCAGGAAACTCCCCGGATGTTTGCTAGTGGCCAGGGGTGGTTAGACGACCTACAGGGGCGCTATCCAAATTTAATAACCCCCGATCAAATGCAAAGCTGGATAGGCGTTGCCAGCCGAGAAATCAGCCAGCTAGGGCAGCGTGCATTAACACTTTCACTGGCGTCGCTTGGCAACATTATGTCGCTGATTATTTATCTCGTGTTAGTGCCGATACTGGTATTCTTTATGCTCAAGGATCGCCAGTCATTGGTAGGTTTTACGCTGTCGCTGCTACCACAAAAGCGCACGCTGTTGACCCGCATCTGGCATGAAATGGATCGTCAAATTGCGAATTACATACGCGGCAAATCGATTGAAATTATTATTGTTGGTACGGTTTCTTTCTTTACCTTCGCTTTCTTTGGCTTGCCTTATACCGCGTTATTAGCAGTGCTTGTGGGTTTCTCTGTGCTGGTGCCTTACATTGGAGCGGCAGTTGTCACTATTCCTGTGGCGGCGGTTGCAGGGTTTCATTTTGGAATCAGTGAGCAATTTGCTTATGTGCTGATTGCCTATGGTGTGATTCAAGCACTTGACGGGAATGTGCTTGCACCCGTGTTGTTTTCAGAAACGAATAATATCCATCCCGTTTCAATTATTGTCGCGGTGCTGTTTTTTGGCGGTATTTGGGGGTTTTGGGGCGTTTTCTTTGCAATCCCCCTGGCTACATTGCTAAAAGCATTGGTTTACGCTTGGCCAAGGGGGATTGAAGAACGAGAAGGAAAAAAGCAGCTACCAGTGGTTGAACATTAA
- the rluB gene encoding 23S rRNA pseudouridine(2605) synthase RluB — MSQSNNTTPPTSEKLQKVLARAGLGSRREMETAISDGRVKVNSQVAKLGDRVEARDKVSFDDRPVSLRPEEEVPRRVIMYNKPEGELCTRKDPEGRRTVFERLPRLKGERWIAIGRLDINTSGLLLFTTDGELANRLMHPSTQVEREYAVRVMGEVKREHIVAMVDGVMLEDGPARFTDVQEFGGEGINTWFHVVILEGRNREVRRLWESQGLTVSRLKRVRYGNIFLDKRAKAGEWVELSQDEVDDLATLANLETRKVPALTPDEKNRWSRDKHKRRPVQAMRKPKPKRG; from the coding sequence ATGAGTCAGAGTAATAACACCACGCCCCCGACCAGCGAAAAGCTGCAAAAAGTATTGGCTCGGGCAGGGCTGGGTTCTCGCCGAGAGATGGAAACTGCCATTTCCGACGGCCGAGTAAAGGTGAATAGCCAAGTCGCCAAGCTAGGTGACCGGGTAGAAGCCCGCGACAAGGTAAGTTTTGATGATCGCCCCGTGTCACTGCGGCCCGAAGAGGAAGTGCCGCGCCGGGTGATTATGTACAACAAGCCAGAAGGCGAACTGTGCACCCGTAAAGATCCAGAAGGGCGTCGCACGGTGTTCGAACGCCTACCGCGCCTGAAAGGCGAGCGCTGGATTGCCATTGGCCGCCTGGATATTAACACCAGTGGCTTGTTGCTCTTCACCACAGACGGCGAGCTTGCTAACCGCTTAATGCACCCATCAACCCAGGTAGAGCGTGAATACGCGGTGCGGGTGATGGGTGAGGTCAAGCGCGAACACATTGTTGCGATGGTCGACGGCGTGATGCTAGAGGATGGCCCGGCGCGTTTTACCGACGTACAAGAGTTCGGTGGTGAAGGCATTAACACCTGGTTTCACGTGGTGATTTTAGAAGGTCGTAACCGCGAAGTGCGTCGCCTGTGGGAATCCCAAGGGCTCACGGTTAGCCGCTTAAAGCGGGTGCGCTATGGCAATATCTTCCTTGATAAGCGCGCCAAAGCAGGCGAGTGGGTAGAGCTTTCCCAGGACGAGGTCGATGACTTGGCCACGTTGGCAAATCTAGAAACCCGCAAAGTGCCCGCATTAACGCCAGATGAGAAGAACCGTTGGAGCCGCGATAAGCACAAGCGCCGCCCGGTTCAAGCTATGCGCAAGCCAAAGCCTAAGCGTGGTTAA
- the scpB gene encoding SMC-Scp complex subunit ScpB, whose product MRDTTLDDIIEAALLAAGEPLSLERLETLFLEDECPPRKALRDALARLELRHENGALELVETASGFQLRIRPRLSHWVSRLWDERPQRYSRALLETLALIAYRQPVTRGDIEDVRGVSVSSSIMRTLMERGWVRVVGHRDVPGRPAVYATTRSFLDDFGLKTLDALPPMHELVNADDRDTDIGQDEAQPALDETPETVQDAPPQSEEITSAESVAAESVAAEVVTTEIVTAEIADKHAETALTQPLSFADLEARLAARAQRNDDDARTQTNDVRSDDHESE is encoded by the coding sequence GTGAGAGACACCACGTTAGACGATATTATTGAAGCAGCGCTGCTTGCTGCTGGTGAACCGCTTTCCTTAGAGCGGCTTGAAACGCTGTTTTTAGAAGACGAGTGCCCGCCCAGAAAAGCGCTGCGGGATGCATTGGCTCGTCTTGAGCTGCGCCATGAAAACGGGGCGCTGGAGCTGGTGGAAACGGCATCCGGTTTTCAGCTGCGTATTCGGCCACGGCTTTCGCACTGGGTATCGCGGCTATGGGATGAGCGGCCGCAGCGTTACTCACGGGCGCTGTTAGAAACGCTGGCGCTGATTGCCTATCGCCAGCCAGTAACGCGAGGCGATATTGAAGACGTGCGCGGCGTCAGTGTTAGTAGTTCGATTATGCGTACGTTGATGGAGCGAGGGTGGGTTCGCGTAGTAGGCCATCGAGATGTGCCCGGACGCCCCGCTGTTTACGCCACTACTCGTAGCTTTTTAGATGATTTTGGCCTGAAAACCTTGGATGCATTGCCGCCCATGCATGAACTGGTCAATGCTGATGATCGCGATACGGATATTGGGCAAGATGAAGCGCAACCAGCACTGGACGAAACGCCTGAAACCGTGCAGGATGCGCCACCCCAGAGTGAAGAGATAACCTCAGCTGAGAGTGTTGCTGCTGAGAGTGTTGCAGCAGAGGTTGTTACAACAGAGATTGTTACAGCAGAGATAGCTGATAAACACGCCGAGACGGCGTTAACCCAGCCGCTGAGTTTCGCCGATTTAGAGGCGCGCCTAGCGGCACGTGCGCAGCGTAACGACGATGATGCGCGCACGCAGACTAACGATGTGAGGTCAGACGACCATGAGTCAGAGTAA
- a CDS encoding DEAD/DEAH box helicase → MSSFSSSSSASSASPPSLRPYQTEAVKRVVEHFRATSAPAVVVLPTGSGKSLVIAELARLARGRVLVLAHVRELVEQNHAKYQAYGLEADIFSAGLKRKEASRQVVFGSVQSVVRNLERFSDASFTLLVIDECHRVSLEKDASYRQVIEHLQHHNPQLKILGLTATPFRLGQGFIYHRHHHGMVRGDDACFFADCVFEQPLRLMVKQGFLAEPKRLDMAIEGYDFSALAPASSGLFREEELNRVVAGSRVTPGIIAQVVEYAAARQGVMIFAATVAHAEEIISYLPINQSALITGATASHERTALIEAFKARELKFLVNVAVLTTGFDAPHVDLIAILRPTESVSLYQQIVGRGLRLSPDKADCLVLDYAGNPWDLYAPEVGEPKPDSDSEPVQVECPACGHANLFWGKRDGELVIEHFGRRCQGLVDNPNPPAKPGKGRWGTNQKQCDFRFRFKVCEQCGAENDIAARRCHGCEQLLVDADDKLKDALKLKDANVLRVSGMQLEAITNGRGLPRLKVTYYDEDGASLAEWFALETPAQRRAFYAVFLRHHLRAPGTKWQPASPAEVVEEQRRLRHPDFVVGRKVGRHWQLRDKLFDYQGRYRKAAEAG, encoded by the coding sequence ATGTCTTCATTCAGCTCGTCCAGCAGCGCTAGTTCCGCTTCGCCGCCCAGCTTGCGCCCTTACCAAACAGAGGCAGTCAAGCGGGTGGTGGAGCACTTCCGCGCGACCAGTGCGCCCGCGGTGGTGGTATTGCCTACCGGTAGTGGCAAGTCGCTGGTCATTGCTGAGCTTGCCAGGCTTGCCCGTGGCCGCGTTCTGGTGCTGGCCCACGTACGTGAGCTGGTCGAGCAAAACCATGCTAAATATCAAGCCTATGGGCTTGAGGCAGATATTTTTAGCGCGGGTCTCAAGCGTAAAGAAGCCAGCCGACAGGTGGTGTTTGGCTCGGTGCAGTCGGTGGTGCGCAACCTAGAGCGTTTCAGCGATGCAAGTTTTACGCTGCTAGTGATAGACGAGTGCCACCGGGTCTCGCTGGAAAAAGACGCCAGCTATCGCCAGGTGATTGAACATCTTCAGCATCACAACCCGCAGCTAAAAATTCTCGGTTTAACTGCCACGCCGTTTCGGTTGGGGCAGGGGTTTATCTACCACCGTCACCACCATGGCATGGTGCGCGGTGATGACGCGTGCTTCTTTGCCGACTGCGTCTTTGAACAGCCGCTACGGCTAATGGTGAAACAAGGCTTTTTGGCGGAGCCTAAACGGCTGGATATGGCCATTGAAGGCTACGACTTTTCCGCCTTGGCTCCTGCCTCCAGTGGGCTGTTTCGTGAGGAAGAACTCAACCGTGTTGTTGCCGGTAGCCGCGTTACGCCAGGGATTATTGCCCAGGTGGTTGAGTATGCCGCCGCGCGTCAAGGGGTGATGATTTTTGCCGCCACGGTCGCCCATGCCGAAGAAATTATCAGTTATTTACCCATCAACCAGTCAGCGCTGATTACCGGTGCGACGGCCTCTCACGAACGTACAGCGCTGATTGAGGCGTTCAAGGCGCGTGAACTTAAATTTCTTGTTAACGTCGCCGTGCTGACGACTGGATTTGATGCGCCCCATGTGGATTTAATCGCCATTCTGCGGCCCACAGAATCGGTAAGCCTTTATCAGCAAATTGTTGGCCGAGGGCTGCGTCTTTCGCCGGATAAAGCCGACTGTCTAGTGTTGGATTATGCCGGAAACCCCTGGGACCTCTATGCGCCAGAGGTCGGCGAGCCAAAGCCGGACAGTGACAGCGAGCCAGTACAGGTTGAGTGCCCGGCCTGTGGTCATGCCAATCTATTCTGGGGTAAACGTGATGGTGAGCTGGTAATTGAGCATTTTGGCCGTCGATGCCAAGGGCTGGTAGATAATCCCAATCCACCTGCTAAGCCAGGCAAGGGCAGGTGGGGCACCAATCAAAAGCAGTGTGACTTTCGTTTTCGCTTTAAAGTCTGCGAGCAATGTGGCGCTGAAAATGATATTGCCGCCCGCCGCTGCCACGGTTGCGAGCAATTGTTGGTAGATGCTGACGATAAGCTCAAAGATGCGCTTAAATTAAAAGATGCCAACGTGCTGCGAGTCAGCGGTATGCAGTTAGAGGCCATCACGAATGGGCGAGGGCTGCCGCGATTAAAAGTGACCTATTACGATGAAGATGGCGCCAGCTTGGCCGAGTGGTTTGCGCTGGAAACGCCGGCTCAGCGGCGGGCATTTTATGCGGTTTTCTTACGTCACCATTTGCGTGCGCCAGGGACTAAGTGGCAGCCTGCTTCGCCAGCTGAGGTGGTCGAAGAACAGCGCCGCCTACGCCACCCAGACTTTGTGGTGGGCCGTAAAGTTGGGCGGCACTGGCAGCTTCGCGATAAGCTGTTTGACTACCAAGGGCGCTACCGTAAAGCCGCCGAGGCAGGCTAG
- the nadA gene encoding quinolinate synthase NadA, with product MTIMTTQAELSAPLPSPYCPTRIPAEDEARVAEIKQLLNANNAVLVAHYYTDDAIQQLAEETGGCVADSLEMARFGARHDATTLVVAGVRFMGETAKILSPEKRVLMPTLEATCSLDIGCPADEFSAFCDAHPDRTVVVYANTSAAVKARADWVVTSSIAVEVIEHLQAKGEKILWAPDKHLGGYIQKKTGADMLMWDGACIVHEEFKAKGIEDLKRLYPEAAVLVHPESPDAVVALADVAGSTSQLIKAAQTLTNDKLIVATDRGIFFKMQQAVPDKTLFEAPTAGNGATCRSCAHCPWMAMNALDNLAGALRDGSGEIFVDDTLRLQALKPLERMLSFNA from the coding sequence ATGACTATTATGACTACTCAAGCTGAGCTTAGCGCTCCGCTCCCCAGCCCATATTGCCCCACCCGTATTCCTGCGGAAGATGAGGCACGGGTGGCTGAAATCAAGCAACTACTCAACGCAAACAATGCAGTGCTTGTCGCTCATTACTATACCGATGATGCCATTCAACAGTTGGCTGAAGAGACGGGTGGCTGTGTTGCAGACTCTCTTGAAATGGCACGCTTTGGTGCACGACATGATGCGACAACGCTGGTCGTTGCAGGTGTGCGCTTCATGGGAGAAACGGCGAAAATTCTATCGCCAGAAAAACGCGTTTTAATGCCTACTCTGGAAGCGACCTGTTCGCTGGATATTGGCTGTCCTGCCGATGAATTCAGTGCTTTTTGTGATGCGCATCCTGACCGTACCGTGGTGGTATACGCCAATACCTCTGCCGCCGTGAAAGCCCGTGCTGATTGGGTTGTTACCTCCTCAATTGCGGTTGAAGTTATTGAGCACCTTCAAGCGAAAGGGGAAAAAATACTGTGGGCACCGGATAAGCATTTAGGCGGTTATATTCAGAAAAAAACCGGCGCAGATATGCTGATGTGGGATGGTGCTTGTATCGTTCACGAGGAGTTCAAAGCGAAAGGTATTGAAGATCTCAAGCGCCTTTATCCGGAAGCTGCGGTGCTGGTGCACCCTGAGTCACCGGATGCAGTCGTTGCTTTGGCTGACGTGGCAGGCTCTACTTCGCAACTGATTAAGGCTGCGCAAACGCTAACTAATGACAAATTAATTGTTGCCACTGACCGCGGCATTTTCTTTAAAATGCAGCAGGCCGTGCCCGATAAAACCCTGTTTGAGGCGCCCACAGCGGGCAACGGTGCAACCTGCCGTAGCTGTGCCCACTGCCCATGGATGGCGATGAATGCTCTGGATAACCTCGCGGGAGCGCTGCGCGACGGTAGTGGCGAAATTTTTGTTGATGACACGCTGCGGCTGCAGGCGTTAAAACCACTAGAGCGAATGCTGAGTTTCAATGCCTAA
- a CDS encoding M48 family metalloprotease, whose amino-acid sequence MPHLRLVPFRRTYALALMLSIASVSSPSLGFDDYQLPSLGGASTSVSNEEYRLGRAWLRQFRAQAPQWQDPIVNDYLNSLVARLAPHSQLGSLRTTTVMVDNGSLNAFAVPGGVIGINSGLFAFAEDEGAFVSVIAHELGHLSQRHYARGSARAEQTQLPAMAAMLAGMLIAASGGGDAGMAAAMGSQAALIQDQLSYSRRFEQEADRIGLQAMASAGYNPDAMVRMFGAMQRMARLQGGTPPEFLLTHPVSDSRLSDAQARASQLTIADTYTSDTLYDMMRARALLSIYHNTSQQAASRLAQENGEEQAQRYLSALIAARNGQTDNALQTIDQLARELPDYGMLPASAATVALEAQRYEEAITRSQRLLRIMPNYLPAQLVLAEAQLQRDPQAAYELLRDITAQHPESPQGFNLLAEAAGRSGYNGWGHLARAEHLQLTGRVDRGIRQLNIAKDAAQQENDQQVLARIEQRREAFIDYREALDKF is encoded by the coding sequence ATGCCGCACCTTCGACTCGTACCTTTTCGCCGAACCTATGCACTGGCACTTATGCTGAGCATCGCCAGCGTTAGCTCGCCCAGCCTTGGCTTCGACGATTATCAGCTCCCTAGCCTAGGCGGCGCTTCAACTTCTGTTAGCAACGAGGAGTATCGTCTAGGTCGCGCTTGGCTTCGTCAATTTCGTGCTCAGGCACCACAATGGCAAGACCCTATCGTAAATGACTACCTAAATAGCCTAGTTGCACGCCTTGCTCCTCATAGTCAGCTTGGCAGCCTTCGCACAACGACCGTGATGGTTGATAACGGTTCTCTCAATGCTTTCGCAGTTCCTGGCGGGGTCATAGGCATCAATTCTGGATTATTCGCCTTTGCTGAAGATGAGGGAGCCTTTGTGTCGGTTATCGCCCATGAGCTAGGCCATCTGTCTCAGCGACACTACGCCAGGGGCAGTGCACGAGCAGAGCAAACGCAGCTACCCGCGATGGCCGCTATGCTTGCAGGCATGCTCATTGCCGCTAGCGGTGGCGGTGATGCAGGCATGGCCGCTGCCATGGGTTCTCAAGCGGCGCTAATTCAAGATCAATTGTCTTATTCACGACGTTTTGAACAAGAAGCTGACCGTATTGGTCTGCAGGCAATGGCAAGTGCCGGTTACAACCCAGATGCGATGGTACGAATGTTTGGTGCTATGCAGCGAATGGCACGGCTCCAGGGCGGCACCCCACCAGAATTCTTACTTACCCACCCAGTGAGCGATAGCCGGCTAAGCGATGCTCAGGCACGCGCATCACAGCTAACAATTGCCGACACTTATACTAGTGACACGTTATACGACATGATGCGCGCTCGCGCACTTTTGAGCATTTACCACAACACATCGCAACAAGCTGCATCACGCCTTGCCCAAGAAAATGGTGAAGAGCAAGCGCAGCGCTATTTATCGGCGCTAATCGCAGCTCGAAACGGCCAAACTGACAACGCGCTGCAAACTATCGATCAACTGGCCCGTGAATTACCCGACTACGGTATGCTACCTGCCTCTGCCGCTACAGTTGCGTTAGAAGCCCAACGCTATGAGGAAGCTATTACGCGTAGCCAGCGTCTACTGCGAATCATGCCCAATTACTTACCGGCGCAATTGGTGTTAGCCGAAGCTCAGCTGCAGCGCGACCCACAGGCTGCTTATGAATTGCTACGTGATATTACTGCGCAGCACCCTGAAAGCCCCCAGGGATTCAACCTACTTGCCGAAGCAGCGGGACGAAGTGGTTATAACGGTTGGGGTCACTTAGCACGAGCAGAGCACTTACAGCTAACCGGTAGAGTTGACCGCGGTATTCGCCAGTTAAATATCGCTAAAGATGCCGCACAGCAAGAGAACGATCAGCAGGTATTAGCGCGTATTGAACAACGCAGGGAAGCGTTCATTGACTATCGCGAGGCATTAGACAAGTTTTGA